A section of the Falco biarmicus isolate bFalBia1 chromosome 3, bFalBia1.pri, whole genome shotgun sequence genome encodes:
- the RNF138 gene encoding E3 ubiquitin-protein ligase RNF138 isoform X4 codes for MAEGAEAAAAAECFSEDDFYCPVCQEVFKTPVRTANCQHVFCRKCFLTAIRESGTHCPLCRGSVTKKERTYPKRALDVENSMKKASGGCRCCEKQVRFSWMRQHYKTCKKYQDEYGVSSIIPNLQISQDSTGNSSRSDAISDNGEMSSNQILQGETSGHPTFKCPLCQEANFTRQRLLDHCNNRHLYQIVPVICPICVSLPWADTNQVTRNLVSHLNLRHRFDYGEFVNLQLDEEAQYQNAVQESCHVNF; via the exons ATGGCCGAGGGAgccgaggcggcggcggcggcggagtGCTTCAGCGAGGATGATTTTTACTGCCCCGTCTGCCAGGAGGTGTTCAAAACGCCCGTGAGGACCGCGAACTGCCAGCACGT GTTTTGCAGGAAGTGCTTCTTGACAGCTATCAGAGAAAGTGGAACACACTGTCCTCTCTGCCGGGGGAGCGTgactaaaaaagaaagaacctATCCCAAAAGGGCTCTAGATGTTGAAAACAGTATGAAGAAAGCTTCTGGGGGCTGTAGATGCTGTGAGAAGCAG GTTAGATTTTCGTGGATGAGACAGCATTATAAAACGTGTAAGAAGTATCAGGATGAATATGGTGTTTCTTCTATTATTCCAAACTTACAGATTTCTCAAGATTCAACAGGGAACAG TAGCAGAAGTGATGCAATATCTGATAATGGCGAGATGTCTAGTAATCAAATACTTCAAGGAGAAACAAG tgGACACCCAACCTTCAAATGCCCCTTGTGTCAGGAAGCCAATTTTACCAGACAACGCTTGCTGGATCACTGTAATAATAGACATCTTTATCAGATAGTTCCTGTA ATTTGTCCTATTTGTGTATCTCTTCCCTGGGCAGATACTAACCAGGTTACTAGAAATCTTGTTAGCCATCTAAATCTAAGACACCGGTTTGACTACGGAGAATTTGTG aatCTTCAGCTTGATGAAGAAGCCCAATACCAAAATGCGGTTCAAGAATCCTGTCATGTGAACTTTTAA
- the RNF138 gene encoding E3 ubiquitin-protein ligase RNF138 isoform X3, whose translation MRTVALLTYGSVSIVQEAEILAQIILILPRNITASISRSTNKRQTRQQRFRCCLICAEGGRKRCPPVRGSSRRSPPGTGGAPARAGICWVVGPPAATEAPALGPVRRGRRRPRKGRCAAPSPAGPGGRGGRRRAAGGRSGGVSPGRAERSPPRRVRAAPPGREAIAMETQAPVPPLPSGSAAAGRGCRREPGRSRGWEGTAAAVAPPPDAARFCRKCFLTAIRESGTHCPLCRGSVTKKERTYPKRALDVENSMKKASGGCRCCEKQVRFSWMRQHYKTCKKYQDEYGVSSIIPNLQISQDSTGNSSRSDAISDNGEMSSNQILQGETSGHPTFKCPLCQEANFTRQRLLDHCNNRHLYQIVPVILTRLLEILLAI comes from the exons ATGCGCACAGTCGCACTGCTGACTTATGGTTCTGTCAGCATCGTTCAGGAGGCAGAAATCCTGGCCCAGATAATACTAATATTACCGCGTAACATCACCGCCAGTATCAGCCGATCTACGAATAAGCGACAAACTAGGCAGCAACGGTTTCGCTGTTGCCTTATTTGCGCAGAAGGTGGTCGTAAACGCTGCCCTCCCGTGCGGGGCAGCAGCCGGAGGTCGCCGCCTGGCACCGGAGGAGCCCCGGCCCGGGCGGGCATATGCTGGGTGGTGGGACCGCCCGCCGCCACGGAGGCGCCGGCCCTCGGCCCTGTCCGGCGCGGCCGCAGGCGCCCGCGGAAGGGGAGGTGCGCGGCGCCGTCACCCGCGGGGCCgggagggcgggggggccggCGCCGGGCGGCAGGCGGGCGGAGCGGGGGAGTCTCCCCGGGCAGGGCGGAGCGGAGTCCGCCCCGGCGTGTCAGAGCAGCTCCTCCGGGCCGGGAGGCGATCGCCATGGAAACCCAAGCCCCGGTCCCGCCCCTGCCCTccgggagcgcggcggcggggcgtgGGTGCCGCCGGGAGCCCGGCCGGAGCCGCGGCTGGGAGGGAACGGCCGCCGCGGTGGCTCCCCCGCCGGACGCCGCCAG GTTTTGCAGGAAGTGCTTCTTGACAGCTATCAGAGAAAGTGGAACACACTGTCCTCTCTGCCGGGGGAGCGTgactaaaaaagaaagaacctATCCCAAAAGGGCTCTAGATGTTGAAAACAGTATGAAGAAAGCTTCTGGGGGCTGTAGATGCTGTGAGAAGCAG GTTAGATTTTCGTGGATGAGACAGCATTATAAAACGTGTAAGAAGTATCAGGATGAATATGGTGTTTCTTCTATTATTCCAAACTTACAGATTTCTCAAGATTCAACAGGGAACAG TAGCAGAAGTGATGCAATATCTGATAATGGCGAGATGTCTAGTAATCAAATACTTCAAGGAGAAACAAG tgGACACCCAACCTTCAAATGCCCCTTGTGTCAGGAAGCCAATTTTACCAGACAACGCTTGCTGGATCACTGTAATAATAGACATCTTTATCAGATAGTTCCTGTA ATACTAACCAGGTTACTAGAAATCTTGTTAGCCATCTAA
- the RNF138 gene encoding E3 ubiquitin-protein ligase RNF138 isoform X1 has product MRTVALLTYGSVSIVQEAEILAQIILILPRNITASISRSTNKRQTRQQRFRCCLICAEGGRKRCPPVRGSSRRSPPGTGGAPARAGICWVVGPPAATEAPALGPVRRGRRRPRKGRCAAPSPAGPGGRGGRRRAAGGRSGGVSPGRAERSPPRRVRAAPPGREAIAMETQAPVPPLPSGSAAAGRGCRREPGRSRGWEGTAAAVAPPPDAARFCRKCFLTAIRESGTHCPLCRGSVTKKERTYPKRALDVENSMKKASGGCRCCEKQVRFSWMRQHYKTCKKYQDEYGVSSIIPNLQISQDSTGNSSRSDAISDNGEMSSNQILQGETSGHPTFKCPLCQEANFTRQRLLDHCNNRHLYQIVPVICPICVSLPWADTNQVTRNLVSHLNLRHRFDYGEFVNLQLDEEAQYQNAVQESCHVNF; this is encoded by the exons ATGCGCACAGTCGCACTGCTGACTTATGGTTCTGTCAGCATCGTTCAGGAGGCAGAAATCCTGGCCCAGATAATACTAATATTACCGCGTAACATCACCGCCAGTATCAGCCGATCTACGAATAAGCGACAAACTAGGCAGCAACGGTTTCGCTGTTGCCTTATTTGCGCAGAAGGTGGTCGTAAACGCTGCCCTCCCGTGCGGGGCAGCAGCCGGAGGTCGCCGCCTGGCACCGGAGGAGCCCCGGCCCGGGCGGGCATATGCTGGGTGGTGGGACCGCCCGCCGCCACGGAGGCGCCGGCCCTCGGCCCTGTCCGGCGCGGCCGCAGGCGCCCGCGGAAGGGGAGGTGCGCGGCGCCGTCACCCGCGGGGCCgggagggcgggggggccggCGCCGGGCGGCAGGCGGGCGGAGCGGGGGAGTCTCCCCGGGCAGGGCGGAGCGGAGTCCGCCCCGGCGTGTCAGAGCAGCTCCTCCGGGCCGGGAGGCGATCGCCATGGAAACCCAAGCCCCGGTCCCGCCCCTGCCCTccgggagcgcggcggcggggcgtgGGTGCCGCCGGGAGCCCGGCCGGAGCCGCGGCTGGGAGGGAACGGCCGCCGCGGTGGCTCCCCCGCCGGACGCCGCCAG GTTTTGCAGGAAGTGCTTCTTGACAGCTATCAGAGAAAGTGGAACACACTGTCCTCTCTGCCGGGGGAGCGTgactaaaaaagaaagaacctATCCCAAAAGGGCTCTAGATGTTGAAAACAGTATGAAGAAAGCTTCTGGGGGCTGTAGATGCTGTGAGAAGCAG GTTAGATTTTCGTGGATGAGACAGCATTATAAAACGTGTAAGAAGTATCAGGATGAATATGGTGTTTCTTCTATTATTCCAAACTTACAGATTTCTCAAGATTCAACAGGGAACAG TAGCAGAAGTGATGCAATATCTGATAATGGCGAGATGTCTAGTAATCAAATACTTCAAGGAGAAACAAG tgGACACCCAACCTTCAAATGCCCCTTGTGTCAGGAAGCCAATTTTACCAGACAACGCTTGCTGGATCACTGTAATAATAGACATCTTTATCAGATAGTTCCTGTA ATTTGTCCTATTTGTGTATCTCTTCCCTGGGCAGATACTAACCAGGTTACTAGAAATCTTGTTAGCCATCTAAATCTAAGACACCGGTTTGACTACGGAGAATTTGTG aatCTTCAGCTTGATGAAGAAGCCCAATACCAAAATGCGGTTCAAGAATCCTGTCATGTGAACTTTTAA
- the RNF138 gene encoding E3 ubiquitin-protein ligase RNF138 isoform X2 has product MRTVALLTYGSVSIVQEAEILAQIILILPRNITASISRSTNKRQTRQQRFRCCLICAEGGRKRCPPVRGSSRRSPPGTGGAPARAGICWVVGPPAATEAPALGPVRRGRRRPRKGRCAAPSPAGPGGRGGRRRAAGGRSGGVSPGRAERSPPRRVRAAPPGREAIAMETQAPVPPLPSGSAAAGRGCRREPGRSRGWEGTAAAVAPPPDAARFCRKCFLTAIRESGTHCPLCRGSVTKKERTYPKRALDVENSMKKASGGCRCCEKQVRFSWMRQHYKTCKKYQDEYGVSSIIPNLQISQDSTGNSRSDAISDNGEMSSNQILQGETSGHPTFKCPLCQEANFTRQRLLDHCNNRHLYQIVPVICPICVSLPWADTNQVTRNLVSHLNLRHRFDYGEFVNLQLDEEAQYQNAVQESCHVNF; this is encoded by the exons ATGCGCACAGTCGCACTGCTGACTTATGGTTCTGTCAGCATCGTTCAGGAGGCAGAAATCCTGGCCCAGATAATACTAATATTACCGCGTAACATCACCGCCAGTATCAGCCGATCTACGAATAAGCGACAAACTAGGCAGCAACGGTTTCGCTGTTGCCTTATTTGCGCAGAAGGTGGTCGTAAACGCTGCCCTCCCGTGCGGGGCAGCAGCCGGAGGTCGCCGCCTGGCACCGGAGGAGCCCCGGCCCGGGCGGGCATATGCTGGGTGGTGGGACCGCCCGCCGCCACGGAGGCGCCGGCCCTCGGCCCTGTCCGGCGCGGCCGCAGGCGCCCGCGGAAGGGGAGGTGCGCGGCGCCGTCACCCGCGGGGCCgggagggcgggggggccggCGCCGGGCGGCAGGCGGGCGGAGCGGGGGAGTCTCCCCGGGCAGGGCGGAGCGGAGTCCGCCCCGGCGTGTCAGAGCAGCTCCTCCGGGCCGGGAGGCGATCGCCATGGAAACCCAAGCCCCGGTCCCGCCCCTGCCCTccgggagcgcggcggcggggcgtgGGTGCCGCCGGGAGCCCGGCCGGAGCCGCGGCTGGGAGGGAACGGCCGCCGCGGTGGCTCCCCCGCCGGACGCCGCCAG GTTTTGCAGGAAGTGCTTCTTGACAGCTATCAGAGAAAGTGGAACACACTGTCCTCTCTGCCGGGGGAGCGTgactaaaaaagaaagaacctATCCCAAAAGGGCTCTAGATGTTGAAAACAGTATGAAGAAAGCTTCTGGGGGCTGTAGATGCTGTGAGAAGCAG GTTAGATTTTCGTGGATGAGACAGCATTATAAAACGTGTAAGAAGTATCAGGATGAATATGGTGTTTCTTCTATTATTCCAAACTTACAGATTTCTCAAGATTCAACAGGGAACAG CAGAAGTGATGCAATATCTGATAATGGCGAGATGTCTAGTAATCAAATACTTCAAGGAGAAACAAG tgGACACCCAACCTTCAAATGCCCCTTGTGTCAGGAAGCCAATTTTACCAGACAACGCTTGCTGGATCACTGTAATAATAGACATCTTTATCAGATAGTTCCTGTA ATTTGTCCTATTTGTGTATCTCTTCCCTGGGCAGATACTAACCAGGTTACTAGAAATCTTGTTAGCCATCTAAATCTAAGACACCGGTTTGACTACGGAGAATTTGTG aatCTTCAGCTTGATGAAGAAGCCCAATACCAAAATGCGGTTCAAGAATCCTGTCATGTGAACTTTTAA